GCTCTGCCACTCGCTATTTTcaggaccttgggcaagttacttaccatTTACCATCTGTCCTAGTTTCCTCATTTAAACTTGGGGGTGTAAAAGTACCTACTGCCGCTGTGAAAGTTAAATATAACAATGTCCCACAGGGCAGGCCATGTAATAGCCCTTCGATGAATTTTTATCCTGCTGCCGATGATCATTATGATATTATAATTTGTTATCTGTCTCTATGTGTCGTAGGACAAGCCCTATCTTTCCCCAAAAACTGTTGTGGGGAGTGGCAATCTTTCAGGGCCAGGTCTCCCGTGGGTGAACAGAGTTTCTGGATCTACATTGCTGATGCCCAGCCCCTGGACTGTGCCGGAAGTCGCTGTGACTAGTGAGGTCCTGAGTGAGTGACCAGTAGGATTTTGGGTGAAATTGGGAAGCAGGTGGGGTGTGGCTTTGAGGTGCATACAGCAAATTGgcaaaagtgtttttattttgtcttaatgGTTTACGTTTACAAAGGAATTTGCATAGTTTACAAAGCCAACTAGTTTTACAAGGCACTTAACGCAAAACACCAGTCCCCTGTGCCCATTCTCCTGCTCACCGTACCTGCTGCCCTCTAAGTCACTGCTGGAACTCTTGGCTGCTTCCTTTGGTACACCTCCTATTTGCTAGTAATGTGCtcatattaatatttcttttcttccatcttaGATCTAATTAATTGACCACCTGCCATGGATGATGAGGATATGGTTCTCTTCATTCACGACCTTTCTAATacactcccttcccccaccctctcaaTTCAACTACATCCCGATGTTTACTTAACTCAGTATTCAGTGTTTACATTATTAGGGCTGTGAAAATAGTCTTCACAGCTGAGTTATATAACGTCTGTACGAAGACTCTGCGAATCTGTAAAAATCTGCTTTTGTTAATTAACATCAAGGACATGAGCCTGAGAAATTTTGCTCTCTGAAATGGCTCAGTCATGAACTTTACAGTTTGAAACCAGTGAGACTGGAACACCcgccctgggcgggggggggggggggggggggggcggggggggggcggggggggggggcgggcgctgAGCCTGGCAGATTGCTTTGACCCAGAGAAGCAGCCTCAATTTCCAACCTCTGTGCAAAGCTTCAGATCTGGGGGTCTGGACACAAATTCTACATTTCTCTTAATTATGTAGTTATCTCTTATATAATTCTCTACGATTCATTATCTTTGTTAAGGTCAGGCTTCGggcagggtaaagataggagtcagaggctaaaaaattttagcaaaggctttattgggaactaaggtctcgggcgaggttccgtgactcagggagaaagagagagagaggagtcagggaagtcgcgCCCGGGTGTGGTGGGAtagggtttttaagctgcagcggtTCCTGGTTTAGCTCCGGGTGGGCCTTTTTCGCGCCAGGTGGACTCAGTCCACCTCTCAGTCCAGGCTTGCTGATTCCATCACTTACATTCACGCTTAGCCTGAACATATCAGAAACGCTGCTTCTTTAAATATTACCTGAACTCGGTCCTTTCCCATATCCTGTAATGACCCTGTTGCCCCTGTATGATGAGGGGCCCGCAGTTCCTCCGGTGTGTGCTCTCTGGCAGCTGCGTGCTGATAACCCTAACTCTGCTCAGCTACTGTTCTGTCCAGAGAGGGCTTGGCCAGTCTCTTatccattctctttcctttgtgaGTCTTTCCCCTGATGTTGATAACCGCCCGCCTTTTCTTTTACTCTATATACCTACCATGAATTCACTCTTTATGTGATGTATTCACCTTCTCTCAATACCTTAAACTCATCAGGTAATTCCTGTCCGCACACTTTTTTCCGAAAGACACCCCTCCCCATCCCGCACCCCGCCCCAGAGCCCCTCTTCCTCTAGCTAGCTCCAAGCTGCACTGGCTCTCCCTGCGTCTCTCCATTAAATTATGACCACTTCTGTTCTAACACCCATCTCACGGCATCATGGTCAGTTGCGAATGCATCTGCACTGGGGCGAGTGTCTTGACATCTCTGTTTCTCCGAAGTCTGTCGCGGTGATCAGGTAACGTTCGAGTGAAGaaaagaatgagtgaataaatgggaTTTCTGTGCAGAAGTTTAAGGGGGACGAGATTACATTCCCATCTTCTTGCAAATGTTTGAAGGTGTCCTCAGCAGGACGCCAGCTTCGAGCGGGGTCCTGGGGGACAGAAGCTGCACCGAAGCCCCCGCGGACTCAGGCCACAGTCCACAGTCGGAAGCTCAGCGAAACTCGCCCTGCGCTCAGGCGGCCGCCGCGCCCAATCGCGGCCGCGAGAACTACAACTCCCAGAAGGCCGCGCGGAGGCACCGCCTAGGGGACTACAACTCCCAGAAAGCCGCGCGAACCGAGAGGCCTTCGGGACGCGGACGTCGGGGCCGCGCCGGGTTCGGGAGAAGCGGGCGGAGGTGAGTGCGGGTTGAGGGCCGAAAGCGGGGGGCGAGCCGGGCGGGCCCGGCGGCGGAGCGGCCCTGCGGCAGCTGGAACggagggcgggtgggggaggACGGAGACTCGGACTCGGACGACCgggcggggggggtgggagcGGGGCGGGAGGGAGCGTGAGCCGTGCCTTCTCTTCCCGCAGTGCCCATGACGAAGCTAGCGCAGTGGCTTTGGGGACTGGCGCTCCTGGGCTGCACCTGGGCGGCGCTGGCCACGGGAGCCCTGGGCCTGGAGCTGCCGTCGGCATGCCGGGAGGTCCTGTGGCCACTGCCGGCCTACCTGCTGGTGTCCGCCGGCTGCTACGCCCTGGGCACCGTGGGCTATCGCGTGGCCACTTTTCACGACTGCGAGGACGCCGCCCGCGAACTGCAGAGCCAGATCCAGGAGGCGCGAGCCGACTTAGCCCGCAGGGGGATGCGCTTCTGACACCCTAACCCCATTCCCACCCGACAGCCTTTCCTCCCGTCGCCCATTAAAGAGCTTATTTTCTAACTCGGTTTAGTTTGAGTGTGGACGGTGGGGCTGGGGACTCTGTGCACCGGCTGTGGAGGAGGGACGTTAAGGCGAGCCACCGTCCTGAGGTCGTCTCAGCTTCATCTTCGCATCCTTGCTTGTGGTCCTCCTTTTTGCTCCAAAGGAGGCACAGACCAAAAGATCTCTCAGGAAGGACACGTCATTTCACTCTCTTGGTCCTTTCAACCTTGCTTGCCATGTCAGGAAGTACTTCCTGAAGTCTGATTTCTGTTCTTCATAGCATCCAAGCTGTGTTCTTTGAAGGTCTTCCTAGGTCTTTCCAACTTCGGGGTTCCTTCAAATACCTCTTCTGAGCCAGCCCTACCAGTCCAAGAACAGCTGTGGGTCAAGCACCGCGTCTCTACCGTCACCAACCAGGCAGGTTGAGAATCACCAAATAGAGACTCAGCTTTGATGGGCAGGGGTAGCAAACGATTTATTTTAAGGCACATTCTAAAGATTGCACCCCAACctccacaattaaaaaatataatctgtAAAAAATAAGTGATTCATCTCCCAAGTCCCAGCTAGTATTCCaagcaaaacattttctttggcCCCTTAATTCTCACAGTTGTCCTTTTCTTTCCCGCAACCTCCTGCACTCATGGAGCTGGTCAGCAGAAGCAGCGGAGTCAAGGAACTGTCTTTGGTGGCAAGTTGGCATGAAGGTGCCCAGTGGTCAGGCGAACTGCGTCAGGTTTGCAGGAGCGGATAGTTCCTGTCTTGCCCCTGGGAGTACTTCCAGAAAAGCCAGAGGCGAATGAAGCTGGTGAGGATCCCCGGAAGGTTGGGCACCTGAGACCGCAAGGGTTGCTGTGAGCAGAGGAGCGGATTTTCTCCCCGGCACACCTGTCACCCGTCCCTCTCTGTTCTGCTTACCATGATGTAGGGGTCGCGTAGCTGAAACCCATAGAGGGTCCAGGAGGCAGAGGTGAGGAGGGTGGCAATGGTGAGTGAGAAGGAGAGGCGTTGGGTTGATTTAGTCTGAATGACCTTGGCCTTCGGAAAAAGGATAAAAGACACTCCTGTCCCAGGCACATAGCAAAGCTCCTATTGTCTAAGGATTTCCTCGGGAGAGAGGTCAAACATCCTCTCTAATCTCCGTTACCTAACctttgcctcctgcctcccactcACCTACCTCTACTGCCCTGTCTTCCAGGGTTTGGGGCTTCCCTTCCTTTGGAGTGTAAGTTACGGTCTTATGTCCCCCACTTCCCCGGACAGCCCCCACTCACCAAGTCGGCCAGTGGTGACAGGTACATACTGATGGTGAAGGTACTGCAGAAGAGACCCAGCTGCTGAAGCCGGGCCTCCGGGCTGGGCACCAGGAGCCAAAAGTAGCCGAAACCCAGGACAAGGACCCCCAGCAGGGTCGCGGTCTGAAGGAGCATGGGACGCTGCAGGGGAGAGAGCAGCCTTATGGCTAGCTGTTCCAGGAGGCTCTCTGACTCCCCTGCTGGAATTGGTCCATCCTGCTCTCTGCGAGGCTCCCGTGGGGGAGCCGACCTTCATCCCGGCCTCCAGTATTGCACCTGTCACAGCCCTTTCCCCACCAGTGCTGAACACATGTCTGATCCACCCACATCACCAGTGGTTTCTATAGGAGAAggtatcttttgtgtgtgtgatcttGGTACACACAGTGGGAACTTAACACATGGtggtgtgagttggggagggagagctAATCAACCCATTTCTCAGCCACTGGCCCTGGCTCTCAAGGAACTATCAGAGATAACGCCCCTTCCCCTCAGTGTGTTGGGCAGCAAGTCACCCTCAGGCTAGGCAGAAACACCAGTTTGCCAGAAATGGGgcggcgggggaggagggggtgctgCTCAGTGTGTGAGTCTCAGGCTGGGCCTCACGGAGGACTTCAAGCCTGGAGGAGCCTTCCAGGAAAAGGTGGCAGTGCCAGCCTGTCATAATCTTCTAGGAAGCAGTGTTTACCCTGCCAGCAAGGCAGGGCGTGCAGCAGAGAGGTGGGTCCAGGGGAGGGCCTCTACCTTCCGAGGGCAGTAGTGCAGATACACCGAGATATACAGGGTCTGAAGCACAGCGCCCGTGGCGTTGACGAAGATTAGGGTCCCGTCACCCTTCAAGGCCCCGTAACTCAGCCAGCTCAGGTTGCTGCAGGGTGGACAGGAGGGCCATTCCCCACGGAGGTGAGGATGGGAGGGGgaccccaggggcccctacaacgttcttcctccccctccccctccctcagacAGCCTTTCCCGCCGCAAACGTCGCCCCTCTCACTTGATGTCCGTGGTGAGAAAGGGCAGGAACTGGACACTGTCCACGCTCCGGGTCATCCGCATGTGCCTGAGGTCCGAGCTGTAACGGGGCCCCGAAAGCAGGGGTGAGAGACGGGAAGGGAGAAGCAGCCTGCTGGGGAATCTAGACCCCCGATGCCTGTCGTCCCCGGACCACTGCAGGTCCCGGCCCCACCCTCAGCTCTCTGGACTCTCCCTCAAGTGCCCAGCCTCGCCCTTGGGCCCCGGATCCCTCAACCCGAATCCACTTTGACCCGGGTTTCGGACGCAGCTTGGGGCTGCAGCCAcgtctctgtcccctctctgtcccttcctggctTCCAGGTCCTGCCCCAGCCTAGCCCGGCCGCGCTCTCACAGGCCGGTGGAGTACATGATGAGGGTGAAGAGCACGCAAGCTCCGGAAAGGAGCGAGTCGGCGACGCCGCCCGCCTCCATCTCCCCCTGGGTCGGATCTTGAGCCCCGCGCGACCGTCAACTAGCTGGGCCGGCAGCCCGCGCCGCCggagccccgcccctgcccccgggGCCCCGCCCTCGCGCGGCGCCGTGCGCCGGAAATGGGTCGGCAGCCCCGCCCGCTCCAGCGGCGCGCCGGAACTGGGCCCCGCCCCCCGAgcgccaggccccgcccctgctGGCCTGCTCGGAAGCCGTCCTCCGGGTCACGCGGGTGACGGCGGGTCCCGCCGGTCGCGCTCGGCCTGCCCCTCGGCCCGCCCggaccccagcctccaccctctt
Above is a window of Neofelis nebulosa isolate mNeoNeb1 chromosome 15, mNeoNeb1.pri, whole genome shotgun sequence DNA encoding:
- the DPM3 gene encoding dolichol-phosphate mannosyltransferase subunit 3 — its product is MTKLAQWLWGLALLGCTWAALATGALGLELPSACREVLWPLPAYLLVSAGCYALGTVGYRVATFHDCEDAARELQSQIQEARADLARRGMRF
- the SLC50A1 gene encoding sugar transporter SWEET1 isoform X2 → MEAGGVADSLLSGACVLFTLIISDLRHMRMTRSVDSVQFLPFLTTDINNLSWLSYGALKGDGTLIFVNATGAVLQTLYISVYLHYCPRKRPMLLQTATLLGVLVLGFGYFWLLVPSPEARLQQLGLFCSTFTISMYLSPLADLAKVIQTKSTQRLSFSLTIATLLTSASWTLYGFQLRDPYIMVPNLPGILTSFIRLWLFWKYSQGQDRNYPLLQT
- the SLC50A1 gene encoding sugar transporter SWEET1 isoform X1; protein product: MEAGGVADSLLSGACVLFTLIMYSTGLSDLRHMRMTRSVDSVQFLPFLTTDINNLSWLSYGALKGDGTLIFVNATGAVLQTLYISVYLHYCPRKRPMLLQTATLLGVLVLGFGYFWLLVPSPEARLQQLGLFCSTFTISMYLSPLADLAKVIQTKSTQRLSFSLTIATLLTSASWTLYGFQLRDPYIMVPNLPGILTSFIRLWLFWKYSQGQDRNYPLLQT